Proteins from one Oncorhynchus tshawytscha isolate Ot180627B linkage group LG16, Otsh_v2.0, whole genome shotgun sequence genomic window:
- the LOC112216529 gene encoding amiloride-sensitive amine oxidase [copper-containing]-like → MAMRCFCLLLVLLLALDVCEGDRGREWAHHGASMFADLTPNEMRDVRDYLQGKPELGLTAARGKSLKKNSILLMELHLPRKHEALRALDRGQAKPMRQARVVVQFGNQSQPNITEIIVSPLPFPTSYREKTFKGDKPIRFESRPITEAEYSHIIGILQKITAKVHKVLFETTGGFSFHNCTDRCLTFADIAPRGLESGERRTWIMLQKFVEGYFIHPVGFEVLVNHKDLNPERWTVEKVWYNGQYFDKVEELADQYEKGTLEKVKLPDHDDKDLYSTYIPRGHSNTRTDIHGPKLVEPQGPRYHVDGNFVEYAGWSFAFRVRSSAGLQIFDLRFNGERIAYEVSLQEAIAFYSGDTPAAMQTKYIDAGWAMGTLDYELAPGIDCPEIATFLDLHHYYDTDKPVHYKNALCVFEMTTGMPLRRHFNNNFQGGYNFFGGLENHVLVLRTTSTVYNYDYIWDFLFYQNGVMESRVSATGYIHATFFTPNGLHYGSKVYNYVLGNLHTHLIHYKVDLDIAGRKNSFESMNLKYVNFTNPWSHKHSVVQSKLVKTQHQTERGAAFRFGKKFPRYVHFYNPNEKNKWGHQKGYRIQYNSHADSVLPRGWMEENGISWSRYPLAVTRHKDSEPTSSSIYTQNDPWEPVVSFEDYIRNDESIINQDLVAWVTVGFLHVPHSEDIPNTATPGNAVGFFLRPFNFFDEDPSLASRSTVIVRQVKEGKPKVQRWTPEVVGHCVTDRPFFYNGTYAGV, encoded by the exons ATGGCCATGAGGTGCTTCTgtctgctgctggtgctgctgctcgCTCTGGATGTGTGTGAAGGTGACCGTGGTCGGGAGTGGGCTCACCACGGGGCATCAATGTTCGCCGACCTGACCCCCAATGAGATGCGCGACGTCCGGGACTACCTGCAAGGCAAGCCAGAGTTGGGACTGACAGCGGCCCGGGGAAAGTCCCTGAAGAAGAATAGCATTCTGCTGATGGAGCTCCACCTGCCCCGCAAGCACGAGGCACTGAGGGCCCTGGATCGGGGCCAGGCCAAGCCCATGCGCCAGGCCAGGGTGGTTGTGCAGTTCGGGAACCAGTCCCAGCCCAACATCACCGAGATCATCGTGAGTCCACTTCCCTTCCCTACTTCGTACAGGGAGAAGACCTTCAAGGGAGACAAGCCCATTCGGTTTGAGTCACGGCCCATTACAGAGGCTGAGTACTCGCACATCATCGGCATCTTGCAGAAGATCACCGCCAAGGTCCACAAGGTGCTGTTTGAGACCACGGGGGGATTTTCCTTCCACAACTGTACCGACCGCTGCCTGACGTTCGCTGACATTGCACCCCGTGGTTTGGAGTCGGGTGAGAGGAGGACCTGGATCATGCTGCAGAAGTTTGTGGAGGGCTACTTCATCCATCCTGTGGGCTTTGAGGTCCTGGTGAACCATAAAGACCTGAACCCTGAGCGCTGGACGGTGGAGAAGGTGTGGTACAATGGCCAGTACTTTGACAAGGTGGAGGAACTGGCGGACCAATATGAGAAAGGAACACTGGAGAAAGTCAAACTTCCTGACCATGACGACAAGGACTTGTACTCCACTTACATTCCCCGTGGGCACAGCAACACCCGCACCGACATCCACGGGCCCAAGCTGGTGGAGCCCCAAGGTCCTCGCTACCATGTGGATGGAAACTTTGTGGAATATGCAGGCTGGTCCTTTGCCTTCCGTGTCCGCTCCTCAGCCGGCCTCCAGATCTTCGACCTGCGCTTCAACGGAGAGCGCATCGCCTACGAGGTCAGTCTCCAGGAGGCCATTGCCTTCTATTCGGGCGATACCCCCGCCGCCATGCAGACCAAATACATTGACGCCGGCTGGGCCATGGGCACCCTGGACTACGAGCTGGCGCCTGGCATCGACTGCCCTGAAATCGCCACCTTTCTAGACCTGCACCATTACTACGATACGGACAAGCCTGTACATTACAAGAAtgccctgtgtgtgtttgagatgaCCACAGGGATGCCTCTGAGGAGGCACTTCAACAATAACTTCCAAGGGGGCTACAACTTTTTCGGGGGTCTGGAGAACCATGTGCTGGTGCTTCGTACCACCTCCACCGTCTATAACTACGACTACATCTGGGACTTCCTCTTCTATCAGAACggagtgatggagtccagggTCAGTGCCACCGGTTACATCCACGCCACTTTCTTCACGCCTAACGGTCTACACTACGGGTCCAAGGTGTATAACTATGTTCTGGGCAACCTTCACACGCATCTCATCCACTACAAGGTTGACCTTGATATTGCTG GTCGGAAGAACAGCTTTGAGTCGATGAACCTCAAGTATGTGAACTTCACGAACCCGTGGAGCCATAAACATTCCGTTGTCCAATCCAAGCTCGTCAAGACCCAGCACCAGACTGAACGCGGTGCTGCCTTCCGCTTCGGCAAGAAGTTCCCCCGCTACGTGCACTTCTACAATCCCAACGAGAAGAACAAGTGGGGCCACCAGAAGGGCTACCGCATCCAGTACAACTCCCACGCCGACAGTGTGCTGCCCCGTGGCTGGATGGAGGAGAACGGCATCAGCTGGTCCAG ATACCCGTTGGCTGTGACCAGACACAAGGACAGTGAGCCCACCAGCAGTAGTATCTACACTCAGAATGACCCCTGGGAGCCGGTGGTCTCCTTTGAGGACTACATTCGCAACGATGAAAGCATCATTAACCAG GACCTGGTTGCCTGGGTGACGGTGGGCTTCCTGCACGTGCCCCACTCAGAGGACATCCCCAATACGGCAACGCCCGGCAATGCCGTGGGCTTCTTCCTACGTCCCTTCAACTTTTTCGACGAGGACCCCTCTCTGGCGTCCCGCAGTACCGTCATCGTCCGGCAAGTCAAAGAGGGCAAGCCCAAGGTCCAGAGATGGACACCAGAGGTTGTAGGTCACTGTGTGACTGACAGGCCTTTCTTCTACAACGGCACCTACGCAGGAGTCTGA